The following coding sequences lie in one Rutidosis leptorrhynchoides isolate AG116_Rl617_1_P2 chromosome 4, CSIRO_AGI_Rlap_v1, whole genome shotgun sequence genomic window:
- the LOC139842790 gene encoding uncharacterized protein yields the protein MVAELSESFLYAQSACGLWKELQERYGQSNGPLIYQIERELSKVNQGIQTVAAYSNKLKRGKLIQFLMKLDDEYEYVRGQILSMDPLPTLNKAYDIVQQVEKQKQVTLHEHDRTAFYANNKGGGSSGNIKKSTKDEKKCTFCSQEGHVFEECFERIRYPDWNKGRK from the exons ATGGTTGCAGAACTTTCTGAATCGTTTCTTTATGCACAATCAGCTTGTGGATTGTGGAAGGAATTGCAAGAAAGGTATGGACAAAGCAATGGTCCATTGATATATCAGATTGAAAGAGAGCTTAGCAAGGTCAATCAAGGAATTCAAACTGTAGCTGCTTACTCTAATAAGCTGAAAAG AGGGAAGCTGATTCAATTTTTGATGAAGCTTGATGATGAATATGAGTATGTTAGAGGGCAGATCTTGTCCATGGATCCATTACCAACATTGAACAAGGCTTATGACATTGTTCAGCAGGTGGAAAAGCAAAAACAAGTCACACTACATGAGCATGATCGTACTGCCTTTTATGCTAATAACAAAGGTGGTGGTAGTTCTGGCAATATCAAGAAGTCTACAAAAGATGAGAAGAAATGCACATTTTGCAGTCAGGAGGGACATGTGTTTGAAGAGTGTTTTGAAAGGATAAGGTATCCAGATTGGAATAAGGGCAGAAAATAA